The Macrobrachium nipponense isolate FS-2020 chromosome 1, ASM1510439v2, whole genome shotgun sequence genome includes a window with the following:
- the LOC135219837 gene encoding uncharacterized protein LOC135219837, with product MSSYQEGSPDEAPSTICPVCLEAWNASDRLPKFLVCHHSICVTCAGGLQRTAKKKLPRASAEPSASGLQQLGASRESLGSLDTSTDDVVQETASWVRCPMCRTRTFIEDPYLLQTNFYLSGLSSSVPAPRLVLWCETCSKVAAPECGDHNIEPIDEKMRYLQEELVRRTDVLQGYVKDSLSAHETHMEVYRWLCGMLRHSHSKVLAALTHAAQYHQALQHHTEALQNLVQRGENLLSINENVKNIRKMTSLLKELDIQQSSIIREVELPILNDTFQILRTHQGPTGYSKALVVLDADKSVTLSLYGERDRQQVNDSEDGEAYESDESSSALKRALSLQMSRRKKDFEHSSSWSLQKSTLVKETVSNYQKSLVTKGDDGELQTSMMLQEGIPDFQTSNQLEDDFANIEHSDMFNESNQDIQKDDDLLNTTLTSTHNTEKITKATIDNQHMWSDTHSYSLSKESIADLRTTDLLTRNIADAQSIVLLKEHSNDSPTTDLSAEATSTVRNTDLLQGVTGDNEKIGLLHIASDFTADVADTDVLHDGTNDVESIDLLHDSTPDFTDDVTHICLLPEGANDSQNLEVLPAVTSDLTQQEAEEEIPVKDDVLDSFYSARRDVIDGAPDTYPSAPPQNVGTAPEEVTYEAIEPIVVHENHSLLSFPTAPLLESLPRDGTFGRQTVSIANRRYPSHLYDEEPIIEPASLLNNTGSRRGDDSTDVDEISLHKESPIEIATTPLVALTHPGDYDARPDAIMLPRNQEERSDVSSQLRNTEGEGPISEEAVASRNRRRRGKRGKKRPSSTRPRRPNPGESQQQQQHQEQQRPRGRQRSRGRRHQQRRRSSSMCRVH from the exons ATGTCTTCTTATCAG GAAGGATCCCCTGACGAAGCGCCTTCTACTATCTGTCCAGTCTGCCTGGAAGCATGGAATGCATCCGATCGCCTCCCCAAGTTCTTGGTTTGCCACCACTCCATCTGCGTCACCTGCGCTGGAGGGCTTCAAAGAACTGCCAAAAAGAAGCTACCCAGAGCATCGGCAGAGCCATCAGCCTCTGGTCTGCAACAGCTTGGAGCTTCTCGAGAGTCCCTAGGGTCCCTGGACACGTCTACTGACGATGTTGTGCAAGAGACTGCGTCTTGGGTTCGATGTCCGATGTGTCGAACTCGGACCTTCATCGAAGATCCCTATTTACTCCAGACCAACTTCTACCTCAGTGGGTTGTCTAGTAGTGTGCCTGCGCCAAG ACTGGTACTTTGGTGTGAGACTTGTTCAAAAGTAGCTGCTCCTGAGTGTGGCGACCACAACATAGAGCCCATTGATGAAAAGATGCGATATCTACAG GAAGAGCTCGTCCGAAGGACGGATGTCCTACAAGGCTACGTGAAGGACAGCCTGAGTGCTCACGAAACACACATGGAAGTGTACCGGTGGCTGTGCGGCATGTTGCGCCACTCCCACTCAAAGGTCTTGGCTGCCCTCACCCACGCCGCTCAATATCATCAAGCTCTTCAACATCACACAGAGGCTCTTCAGAACCTG GTGCAAAGGGGGGAAAACCTGCTATCCATAAATGAGAATGTGAAGAATATCCGAAAGATGACTTCTTTGTTGAAAGAGCTTGATATTCAGCAGTCTTCCATCATTCGAGAAGTTGAACTTCCTATCCTGAATGACACCTTCCAGATACTTAGGACCCACCAAGGGCCCACGGGGTACAGCAAAGCTTTGGTGGTCTTAGATGCTGACAAGTCAGTGACTCTGTCGCTCTATGGCGAGAGAGATCGTCAGCAGGTTAATGATTCGGAGGATGGTGAAGCCTACGAAAGTGATGAATCTTCGTCTGCTCTGAAACGCGCCTTGTCTTTACAAATGAGCCGGAGGAAGAAAGACTTTGAACACTCTAGCTCATGGTCGTTGCAAAAATCAACTTTAGTCAAAGAAACTGTCTCTAACTACCAGAAATCATTAGTAACTAAAGGTGACGATGGGGAACTGCAAACGTCCATGATGTTGCAAGAAGGTATTCCTGATTTTCAGACATCAAATCAGTTAGAAGATGATTTTGCAAACATTGAGCATTCCGATATGTTCAATGAAAGCAACCAAGATATACAAAAGGATGACGATCTCTTAAATACGACATTGACCAGTACACACAATACAGAGAAAATAACAAAAGCCACTATTGACAATCAACACATGTGGAGTGACACCCACAGTTACAGTCTGTCAAAGGAATCCATTGCTGACCTTCGAACGACAGATTTATTAACAAGGAACATTGCTGATGCCCAAAGCATAGTTCTGCTGAAAGAGCACTCGAATGATTCCCCTACTACAGATCTTTCAGCAGAGGCCACTTCTACTGTCCGTAACACTGATCTGTTGCAGGGAGTTACAGGTGATAATGAGAAAATCGGTTTGTTGCATATCGCCTCAGATTTCACTGCCGACGTTGCTGATACCGATGTGTTACACGACGGCACGAATGATGTCGAGAGTATAGATTTATTGCATGATTCCACGCCAGATTTCACTGATGATGTCACTCATATTTGTTTGTTACCAGAAGGTGCAAATGATAGTCAGAACTTAGAAGTATTGCCCGCTGTTACTTCAGATTTAACGCAGCAAGAGGCTGAAGAGGAAATTCCTGTGAAAGATGACGTTTTGGATTCTTTTTACAGTGCCAGGAGAGATGTCATAGATGGAGCACCTGATACATATCCGTCTGCCCCGCCACAAAATGTAGGAACCGCACCTGAAGAAGTGACCTACGAAGCCATAGAACCAATTGTGGTGCATGAGAATCACTCACTGTTGAGCTTTCCCACGGCACCTCTGCTAGAATCTTTGCCAAGAGATGGCACTTTTGGAAGGCAGACCGTCAGCATAGCTAATAGACGATATCCATCTCATCTATATGATGAGGAACCAATCATTGAACCGGCCTCTCTCCTGAACAACACAGGCTCTCGGAGGGGAGATGATTCTACTGACGTTGACGAGATATCTCTGCATAAAGAGAGTCCCATTGAGATTGCAACCACTCCGCTCGTCGCTTTAACCCATCCAGGAGACTACGATGCACGTCCAGATGCAATAATGCTTCCAAGGAACCAAGAGGAGCGATCCGATGTTTCTTCGCAGCTAAGGAATACAGAGGGAGAAGGACCCATCAGTGAGGAAGCCGTGGCGTCACGAAACCGTCGACGCCGcgggaaaagaggaaagaagagaccTTCTAGCACTAGGCCGAGAAGACCAAACCCGGGAGAAagtcagcaacagcagcagcatcaAGAACAACAGCGCCCGAGAGGGAGGCAGAGGAGCCGCGGCAGACGCCACCAACAGCGTAGAAGATCCAGCAGTATGTGTCGAGTACACTAA
- the LOC135219836 gene encoding uncharacterized protein LOC135219836 → MRISWILFGALLFVALVGGAKAGPVELDENNNDQPAGSKTWTALKNFFRPVTNYFKGLPQKTPSDVATDVKETVTDVKVWAQENQAIQTLMQSLVPVKNWLKEKADVLQDKTFKEMYDDVKTRVVALDDHIGQWIQERNQKLEQQRGL, encoded by the exons atgaGAATTTCCTGGATCCTCTTCGGTGCGCTTTTGTTTGTTGCCCTTGTTGGCGGCGCCAAGGCTGGTCCAGTCGAACTTGACGAAAACAACAATGACCA GCCTGCTGGCTCCAAGACATGGACTGCACTTAAAAACTTCTTCCGGCCAGTAACAAACTATTTCAAGGGACTGCCACAGAAGACTCCTTCAGATGTTGCAACAGATGTCAAAGAAACG GTGACTGATGTGAAAGTATGGGCCCAAGAAAACCAGGCTATCCAGACACTTATGCAGTCCCTGGTACCCGTCAAGAACTGGCTGAAG GAAAAGGCCGACGTTCTCCAGGACAAAACTTTCAAAGAAATGTACGATGACGTCAAGACTCGTGTAGTGGCTCTTGATGATCACATCGGTCAGTGGATCCAAGAGAGAAATCAGAAGCTTGAGCAACAGAGAGGCCTTTAA